In one window of Desulforhabdus amnigena DNA:
- a CDS encoding potassium channel family protein yields the protein MKVIIVGGGKMGTHLASLLLAEKHQVKIIEANVREVRHLHEDLPTESVMSGSGTDPAVLEAAGIREANVVAAVTGRDEANLVVTSLARFEFGVPRTIARVKDPKNAWMFTSVMGVDVALSQADLMAHLIAEEMSLGNMITLLKLHKGQYSLVEEKVHPAAVAAGRRVEDLPFPAECILAAVIRDGRLIIPHGDTVLQASDEVLAVVHQSRMEELASILGEQRS from the coding sequence ATGAAAGTGATCATCGTAGGTGGGGGAAAGATGGGGACGCATCTCGCTTCACTGCTCCTGGCCGAAAAGCACCAGGTGAAAATCATTGAAGCCAATGTGAGGGAGGTCCGGCATCTCCATGAGGATCTTCCGACGGAAAGCGTGATGTCCGGAAGCGGAACAGATCCGGCCGTTCTGGAAGCGGCAGGCATAAGGGAGGCAAACGTCGTGGCAGCCGTGACGGGCAGGGATGAAGCGAACCTGGTCGTTACGAGCCTTGCGCGGTTCGAATTTGGTGTGCCTCGCACCATTGCCCGTGTGAAGGACCCAAAGAACGCCTGGATGTTCACCTCGGTCATGGGAGTCGATGTAGCACTGAGTCAGGCGGATCTCATGGCGCATCTGATCGCCGAGGAGATGTCGCTGGGAAATATGATTACGCTGCTCAAGCTTCACAAGGGGCAGTACTCCCTGGTTGAAGAAAAAGTGCATCCTGCAGCCGTTGCCGCCGGCAGGAGGGTGGAAGATCTGCCTTTTCCGGCCGAGTGTATTCTGGCGGCGGTGATCCGCGACGGGCGGCTCATCATCCCCCATGGCGATACCGTGCTTCAGGCCTCCGATGAAGTTTTAGCCGTGGTCCATCAATCACGCATGGAAGAACTGGCGTCTATCCTCGGG